CGACGCGAAGCATGAACATTGAGGTGTGCAGAATTTGCGAGAACAAAAACGAAACAGCGTCAGAAAATTGGGTGCAGTGCGACGTTTGCGGAAGGTGGTACCATTTCGAGTGTGCCGGCGGAGAGGACGACATTGAGAGCAAGGATTGGAGCTGCGATTACTGTCTTGCGGGTTTGCAGCCACATAGCACCGTTCAGCGGTATGCAACGATCACCAGTACAGCCTCAAACACGTGAAGACGCAATGGATACCCCTGAACCGCACGGCAAAGCGCTAGCCGTCGATACGCTAATCGATACTGCCGGCAACGGAAAGAACATGAATGTTCGGAAAGGCAATCCGGACATGAACAAGAACCAACTCTTGTTAGATATGCTCAAGAAGAAAAGACAGTCTGAGGCAAAGTTCATAGAAGAAAAGTACAAAATTCTCATGCGGATGAACCCCGCTGACGTAGCGGTAGCTGGGATGTTTCGAGCCACAGATTCACCTACAAGTACTTAAATAGCGGCCCGGCAAGCTATACCCAAGGACCTTCCAACATTCAGCGGGGATCCTGAGGACTGGCCGTTAATTATCAGCACATTTGAACACAGTACGACAGCAGCGGGATATACGAATGTGGAAAACATGCTACGTCTGCAAAAGTCGCTTAAAGGGAAAGCTCGTGACTTGGTTAGAGatagggatgtcggaaatatatcaaaatatcgatatatcgatatattttctcttaaaaaaatattattatcgtgatattttttgggcaaaaatagtcgataataatatttttgagttggtgttctccgatattagttgcgaaagaaaggaaatgcaggtttacttgagtatgccattttgtagttgggagacaaatccgttggaattctggaactcacaaatttcaacgatgccgatgctagcgaaggttgctttaagttttcttatcacgcctggaagttcggttccatctgaacggttggcttctgccattaaatgtattgtctgtgactcccgtagtcgaatgacaccccagcatataaccgaaagagttttttttaaatcattgaagaaagattcattttgtaattaagagtaattaagagcattaaataagagaattaagtaattagcattattaagtacatattccatgaattccatgaaacctttttttttttgtattaagttttttttataaataaatttgaatacaatgtccttaataattttgttattttttatttcaaagaacttaaataaaagttgcttgagagtgggtataaatatttgttgttttttcaattcactttttaaataaagaaatatgtcttatttgcagtccatggcggatgaaaacacatattaaaaccttttttttaatttaaaaataaccttttttcaaatttagctgactataaaaaatatcgaaaatactcgatatatcgattttttttggtgatatttctgaatattatcgattgatatttttttcacagcaaatatcatcaatacgatattttttcaaaaaccaacaaccctagtTAGAGATAAACTCCTACTTCCTAACCAAGTCCCAGAAGTCATCAGCACTTTGAAGATGTTCTTCGGCAGACCAGAGCACATCCTAGAAAGAATGGTGGAAAAGGTGCGAAGACTGGCGCCACCCAAAGACAGATTGGAGGCGTTAATAGAGTACGCGCTGGCAGTGCGAAACGTCTGTGCTACTATGGAGGCGTGCGATCTGAAGGCGCATCTCAACAATCCAATGCTGGTCAAGGAGCTGGTAGATAAGCTTCCCAACCAACACAAGCTAAACTGGGCAATGCAACCCCGCGACGATAGAGTGGCCGCAGTCAAGGCGTTCAGTGTTTGGCTGTATAAAATCGCAGAGGCAGCGTCATTAGTGGTGGCGCCATCGTTTTACAAAACGGGCGCAGTTAATTCCCACAATAGTCGCCGCCACCAGCACGAGGACAAACACGATCGAACGCGATCCATACTGAAGCAGCTCAGCAGCAAGTTCAACAGAGGTGCGTAGCTTGCGGCGACCCGAGTCACAACCCAGCACATTGTCAGGTATTCTTGAACCTTGACGCGGAGCACAGGTGGCAGGTAATCAGAGCGGGTAAAGCCTGTTTCTGCTGCCTCAAGGTACACCGGAACAGATGCCGAACCGGGAACTGTGAAATTAATGGAGACACCATGAATATGTTCCTAACACAATCGGCCAAGACAGACCACAGAGTCACGTGAGTACGCACCGAGACGACAACCACGGATGTCAGTTCTTTCGCATCATTCCAGTCAAGCTGCATTACGGCAGCAGGCAGACTGAGATCTACGCCTTTCTAGATGAAGGATCATCCGTGACCTTAGCAGATGCATCCGTATTCCAAAGATTGGGAATACAAGGCCAGGCAGCGCCAATGTGTTTGCAGTGGGCCGCACAGACGACTCGACTCGAGAGTGGGTCCGTGAAAGCATCCGTCCAAATCTCGGAAGTGAACTGCGATAAGGTTTACTGGTTGAACAACGTCCAGACCGTTCAGAACCTAGCATTACCGAGACAGACAGTCAACATGAAGGAGCTATGCGAAAGATTCCAGCATTTGAAAGACTTGCCGCTACGGTCCTACTCTGCCCAGCAGACTTTGCTAATCGGAACTAATAACTGGAAGCTAGCAGTCCCTCGCAAGATCCGCGAAGGAAAATGGAACGAGCCGATAGCATCGAAGTGCATGCTAGGATGGAGCATCCAAGGATCGGCGAACCCACAACGATTCATTTTCATGCAccactgcgactgcgactggcAAGAACTCTATGATGACATCAAGGAACATTTCAACCTTGATGCACTCGTACCACGAAAGCTGTACTCAGCTGAAGATGAGCTGGCAGCGAAGATACTGGAAAACACGTGCCAAAAGAAGTCCGGAAAATATGAAGTTGGACTTCCGTGGCGCGGTGGTATCGACAAACTCTCTGAGAGCCGGAGAAACGCTCTGAAGCGGCTTACTTGCATGAGGATAAAGGTCTCTCAAGAACCAGATCTGTATGAAAAGATTGACGCCCAAATCAGGAACCTCCTAGACAAAGGATACGCGGTTAAGCTATCCGAGGATGAAACCAGCCGGGAGAACAGCCGTACATGGTATCTGCCAATATTCATAGCGCTGAATCCAAACAAGCCGAAAAAGATAAGGCTCGTATGGGATGCAGCCGCAAAGGCACACGGACACGCGCTAAATGACTACCTACTCAAGGGACCAGATTGCCTGAACCCACTCATAGATGTCTTGCTAGCCTTTCGGGTCAACAAAATAGCGATTTGTGGTGACATTGCGGAAATGTTTCACAGGATCAACATTCGCGAGGAGGATATGCAGGCGCAGCGATTTTTGACAAAGGCAGCGACAAAGAAGACACCTATGTTATGCGAGCTATGACTTTTGGAATTAGCTGCGCGCCGTTTATAGCGCACTTTGTTTGAGATAAGAACGCGGAAACCCACCAAGAAGAGTTCCCATTTGCCTTAAACTCCATTTAAAGGGCGCACTACGTTGACGACTTCATCGAGAGCATGAGGAACGAACAGGAGGCCATCCAGATCACCAGACAAGTCATAGAAGTACATCGCAGAGGTGGATTTGAGATCCGTACCTGGTCATCGAATTCGGAAGAAGTACTTAAAAGCTTTCAGGATAATGGCAACGCTGGAACCCAAAAGCCCGTGGATTTTTGTGCAACAGAAAAGATATTTGGCATGTTCTGGGACCCACAAAATGATATCTTCAAATTTATCTGCATTTATCTTTTCAAGGCTGAAGCGTGATGTGCTGGCGGAAAACGCAGTCCCTACCAAGCGAGAAGTATTACAAGTTCTGATGTCGATCTTCGAtccattgggatttttatcatGCCAGACGATTGGACTAAAAATACTTCTCCAGTGCATATGGcggcaaaaaattgaatggaATCAGGAGCTACCTGAGAGAATTCTAGAAGAATGGCGCCAATGGAAAACCATTTTGCATGACATAAGGACTTTCGAGGTCCCTAGATGCTTTTCCCCAGCCACATCGGAGCCATGTCAAATTGGACTCCATACATTCGTCGACGCCAGCGAGCACGCATATTCTGCAGTCTGCTACTTGCGTCGACAGAGTCGTCGTATCTTTGGTGATAGCGAAATCTAAGGTGGCACCTTTAAAACCACTTTCGATTCCGCGTATGGAGCTGCAGGCAGCAGTTATGAGAGCACGTTTAGTCCAAAAGGTGATGAGCACACGCAACCTACGAATTGACAACGCCACATATTGGTCGGACTCCAAGACAGTGTTGAAGTGGCTAACTATGGACCCCCGCAACTTTCATCAGTTCGTGATGCACAGAGTCGCCGAAATTCTGGAAACAACACTGGTCGAGCAATGGCGGTGGATTACTTCAAAGCTGAACTTGGCAGATGGAGCTACCAAGGTCACCGGGCAAAACCAACAAGAGACGTGGATATCGGGCCCGGAGTTCCTGAAGACCGATGCGAGCAACTGGCCAATATCCAAGAAGCAAGAGAGCATCATCGATAGCTCGGAGATCCGGAAGCATGTGACGACGCATACGAAATCAGTGGTTATGTTCAACGCGAACTATTTCTCAAATTGGCGGCGGTTATACAGAGCAGTAGCGCTAGTACTCCTGTTTATCGATTGGCTGCGATCGAAATCTGCCGGACAAGATATGCCAGCAACCACGACAATGGCTCATGTAAGCAAGGCAAAGATGCTGCTATACAAGCTATACAGGCGATCTCAATCCATCGCCTTCGCAGCAGAACTAAAAACGTTATCCGCGGAAACGGCGCTCCTCTAGGGAAGCAGATTGGCCGGATTGAACGCATACGTGGACAACGATGGAGTACTACGCACAAGAGGCAGATTGAACGCAGTTGACATAGCTGAGGACGCCATCATACTACATGTAGCTCATGGATGCCGGATATCCGACCTCATAGTTAGGAGCTTCCACGAAAAGTATCACCATCTCGCTCACGAAACTGTAATAAACGACATCAAAAATTCGTTTTATATCAGCCGGCTACGAGTATTGCACAAATCTGTGAGAAACACATACCAACGATGCAAGATCGACAGAGCAGTTCCCAGACCACCCCAGATGGCACCGATCCCGAGGGCAAGAGGTGGAAGCTTCGAGAGGCCGTTCACCTATACAGGCGTTGACTATTTTGGCCCGTTATTGGTGAACGTCGGCCGTCGCAAAGAGAAGAGTTGGGTAGCTCTGTTCACCTGTCTTACGTTGCGCGAGGTGCATTTTGAGATCGCGTACAGTCTAGATACTAGTTCATGTATCATGTGCCTACCCaattttatggcccttcgAGGGACACCGAGGGAGATATTCTCAGACAACGGTACAAATTTCAGAGCCACGGAAAAAGCCGTGCGCGAGGAGCTGAAAAAGATCGAGCACGATAAGATCACTATTAAGTTCGACGGCATAAAGTGGCGATTCAACCCATCAGGAGCACCGCACATGGGTGGAGCATGGGAGAGACTCGTCCGGACAACGAAAGGAATCTTGAAGAACATTTGCCCAAGTTACTCTTTCAACGACGAGGGGTTGAGAAACGCACTGAAGGAGGCGCATTTTATCATCAACTCGCGACCCCTCACGTTCGTAAGTTTGGATTCCGAGGATGACGCTGTCCCGACTCCAAACCACCTGCTGCTAGGATCAGCGAACGGATACGCTGATACCTTTCAGCAAAAGGTACCTCCAATCACCATCGGaagctttattaagcgtcgctccaccaccacaaacttattggagttgacatcctttgtcatagatggcttttgtaagggatatcaaaccgatgtaatttacacagacttcagcaaagcatttgattcagttaatcactcactcttgttgagtaaactaaATAtactgggttttcctaaagacctcttaacgtggatctccagctgcctagatggaaggacacaaagagtcttatttaaaaacatacagtaccgtctggtccgtgctacatccggcgtccctcaaggaagtcatcttggcccgttattatttacgttttttataaacgactggccccctgctttaacgaactctctagttcttatgtatgcggatgatgtaaagctttgtcttcagtacaagtccatctctgcccaatgcagtcttcagtctgaccttgataactttcaaaaatggtgtttagctaatgatctaatacttaatggatcgttctttttatcgttctttccctctgcaagctacttattctattaatgggattgccttagaaaaattaacccaggttaatgatctcggcatcctattagacatcaaacttaaatttgtcgaccatatttccttaatggttaataaggctaaaggagtccttggttttatcaaaaggtggtcaaaagaatttaatgacacctatataaccaaaacattatttatttccttggtccgtcctatactagagtacggttcatgtgtctggagtccccaatatggagtacataaggaccgcatagaatccgtacaaaagaactttttaatatttgcacttagaggtctatactgggatgcaaatcttcaacttccatcctacagtagcagacttttacttataaacttacctagcttaacaaatcgtaggacaatgctcggtgtagtttttctgcataacctgattaacggggatgtagatagccagcatttactaacacgcttaaattttaacattcctaatagaaggactcgaaactttagtcctctgttccttagccgttgtagctcgacatatgcactgaatgacccttttagggtattatgttcgaactacaatggtctctactctattacatctctttcctgtccctctagtttaaaatatagaattttaaatttccttactaactcctcttagcttaacaaatttcaaatagcttaatatgtactaacaaatcgtttctcgagcgcccctcggtcgtctgggcctctaagctttatgatgaataccggaatgctagctgatgctcttattgatgcacaagccattcccaaattctgaaagaccgcgaaaaaaaaaaaaaaaaaaaaacaaagcatCGTCGTAGTCGTGGATGAGCTTCTTCCCAGGAACCTGTGGCTAAAAGGACGCGTGACTGACGCAATGATGGCCAACGATGGACAAGTTCGGCGGGTTACCATCAAGATGCAGCATGGTGCTATAGAAAGACCAGCAACAAAGGTAGCAGTTCTGGACGTCGACTTGGAAAATGGTAACTGACCACGGATCGGGATCAATTACGGGGGAGGGAATGTTATCGCCGTCATagaattaagtttatatttgaaaaacgaAATCGTTAAAACTAGTGttaaataatgtttagaataagttttgaaaaacGCTAGACGTAAGCTTATCGATATACGGAAAAATGGCGGAAGAACGAGGCGTTTGCGatcgctttttatttttagtttttttagtttttttttagcactCTCTCTCGCGCTCAGATCAGATAAACAATATGTTCTGATACTAAATCAATTCggtaaaaaaattgaaatagatagtgacacttggagatcattaattcgcctagctatatttatacccttgcagaaggtattataattttgtccaaaagtgtgcaacgcagtgaaggagacatctccaaccctataaagtatatatattcttgatcaggatcacctcctgagttgatatgagcatgtccgtctgtacgtctgtctgtccgtctgtctgtctgtccgtttctacgcgaactagtctctcagttttgaagctatcgtcttgaaactttgcacacacccttctttcctttgcacgcagtatataagtcggaacggccgggatcggccgactatatcctatagctgccatataactgattgatcggaaatggtataactttggtgtttttagagttagagacttcaaatttgacatgagagctattttgggcaacaaattacgacatgccaaattttataaggatcggccttaaattttataaggatgtttttgaagatagaaagctggaacttggtacagattatatttttaggaaatttcattaggatcggccaactatatcctatagctgccatataactgaacgattggaaatggtatttggtagatatatcaactttcttatttttgaagatagaagcttgggacttgttttagattttttattttagttaattggttttattatgatgtgttcataaggatcggccaactatatccgatgtttgcgatatatatccggttttacccgcaagggtatataaacttcggctccgcccgaagttagctttcctttcttgttttaactacaaatatcctatctgtactataatcatatcattccaaagtgtgtctctttacaaaaatttgataTTCAATTATCCGATTTAGAaggtaactatgataaaaacgttcaaatagatttaacacgtttatgtttcgaaatatctaaaaaatgacaaaagaaataaaagaagatgtaaaagaaatcattaatctctaagacctcaaacattaacaataaaaaataagttttttttaaaataaaaatgagtaagcaacaagttgttgagaaatacataaaacttgtagaaaaaattttttacgtcgaaagtttgttcaaaaagggttgcatgatacttggcaaattgatttggttgaaatgatcccatattccaatcagaataatggatataaatatttactaacggttattgatacattttcaaaaaatgcttttgctaagcctgtaaaatcaaaatcggcaaTGGATGTTGCAACTGTTATGAAATCTATATTGAAAGATTCAAAATacaagcaaaaaaatatacattccgatcaaggaaaagaattttttaatcaactctttaaagaacttatgaagaaaaataatataaatcattatcatacatttacacaccttaaggcttcgatttgtgaacgatttaacaaacttaaaaaaataggatgtggaaaatgtttagtttaaatggaaattatcgatggattacccatttgcattcgcttgtagaagactacaaccattcttaccacagaactataaaaatgaggccaatcgatgtttgtaaacagaatgaagagtttattttgaaaacatgttataacattgttaaggtatttccaaggcataaatatgtagtaggagaccatgttagaataagcaaatacaagggtgtatttgttaaaggatatgaacctaactggacaactgaaatatttacaatttcaaaaattaagactacattcccagttacttacgagctcattgattataagggtgaccctataaaaggtacattttatgaagctaaaattcaaaaagttaaagacaaaagtgcattcctagttgaaaaagtaataaaaagaaaaaaaagaccagatttttgtaaaatggttaggttttgatgaaacacctaactcatggat
This is a stretch of genomic DNA from Drosophila bipectinata strain 14024-0381.07 chromosome 4, DbipHiC1v2, whole genome shotgun sequence. It encodes these proteins:
- the LOC122322069 gene encoding uncharacterized protein, which codes for MDTPEPHGKALAVDTLIDTAGNGKNMNVRKGNPDMNKNQLLLDMLKKKRQSEAKFIEEKYKILMRMNPADVAVAGMFRATDSPTTNIINTIFFQKPTTLVRDKLLLPNQVPEVISTLKMFFGRPEHILERMVEKVRRLAPPKDRLEALIEYALAVRNVCATMEACDLKAHLNNPMLVKELVDKLPNQHKLNWAMQPRDDRVAAVKAFSVWLYKIAEAASLVVAPSFYKTGAVNSHNSRRHQHEDKHDRTRSILKQLSSKFNRDRPQSHVSTHRDDNHGCQFFRIIPVKLHYGSRQTEIYAFLDEGSSVTLADASVFQRLGIQGQAAPMCLQWAAQTTRLESGSVKASVQISEVNCDKVYWLNNVQTVQNLALPRQTVNMKELCERFQHLKDLPLRSYSAQQTLLIGTNNWKLAVPRKIREGKWNEPIASKCMLGWSIQGSANPQRFIFMHHCDCDWQELYDDIKEHFNLDALVPRKLYSAEDELAAKILENTCQKKSGKYEVGLPWRGGIDKLSESRRNALKRLTCMRIKVSQEPDLYEKIDAQIRNLLDKGYAVKLSEDETSRENSRTWYLPIFIALNPNKPKKIRLVWDAAAKAHGHALNDYLLKGPDCLNPLIDVLLAFRVNKIAICGDIAEMFHRINIREEDMQAQRFLTKAATKKTPMAHYVDDFIESMRNEQEAIQITRQVIEVHRRGGFEIRTWSSNSEEVLKSFQDNGNAGTQKPVDFCATEKIFGMFWDPQNDIFKFICIYLFKAEA
- the LOC122322054 gene encoding uncharacterized protein, translating into MELQAAVMRARLVQKVMSTRNLRIDNATYWSDSKTVLKWLTMDPRNFHQFVMHRVAEILETTLVEQWRWITSKLNLADGATKVTGQNQQETWISGPEFLKTDASNWPISKKQESIIDSSEIRKHVTTHTKSVVMFNANYFSNWRRLYRAVALVLLFIDWLRSKSAGQDMPATTTMAHVSKAKMLLYKLYRRSQSIAFAAELKTLSAETALL
- the LOC138926899 gene encoding uncharacterized protein, with amino-acid sequence MAPIPRARGGSFERPFTYTGVDYFGPLLVNVGRRKEKSWVALFTCLTLREVHFEIAYSLDTSSCIMCLPNFMALRGTPREIFSDNGTNFRATEKAVREELKKIEHDKITIKFDGIKWRFNPSGAPHMGGAWERLVRTTKGILKNICPSYSFNDEGLRNALKEAHFIINSRPLTFVSLDSEDDAVPTPNHLLLGSANGYADTFQQKVPPITIGSFIKRRSTTTNLLELTSFVIDGFFVDELLPRNLWLKGRVTDAMMANDGQVRRVTIKMQHGAIERPATKVAVLDVDLENGN